TTTTTTTTTGGTCGGAAATTTTACATTGTAAATTAAGTTGCACATAATCACACTATATCTAAAAATCGGCCGATTAACCGATTAATCGGAGTTCGGGCGGGTCCCCTCTCGATTAATCGTTAATCGGGTCAAAGTACGGTTTTTTGAAAAATCGATTAAAATTCGGGCAGTTCATAAAAAATCGGCCAAATCGGGTCAAAAATCGGCCGAATCGGTCGAagtttgaaattaataaaaaaaatatttttttataaaaataatttttttaaaaataatcattaacatttaataattaatattaataataatatattaacaTATTCACTCTTTTACACACAGAAACAATCATATATTCTTATACGATTTGAATTTGTACGTAGTAATTTCTAATAATCAAGTAATATTAGTGAGTAGTCAATAGTAATTAATTAGTATAAATTACTTAAATAAATTATGGACTCGTAATTGTAGTTTTTTTTATAAATCTTACTATTAAAACATCAATGAAATAATGATATGtagttttatttttgtaattttatggAAGGTTAATGACATTTAAAtagaattatttttttattatttattaaataaatttctTCCGATTAATTCCCCGATTAATCAATCCGATTAATCACCGATTATCCGATTAATCACTGAAAGGTCCTTCCACCGAACAATTTTGATTCCCACTTTTTAGAACACTAATATTAcccaaaataaaattaaataaatatcaataataaataattaaaaattagcAGTAATAATTAGCGGCGGGAACACGTGTAAAAACCGGCTATAACAGGTAAACAGGACAGGGAGGCTTTGGCTTAATAAACCTCCAAAAGTAACAAAGCTGGAAATGGGCCCCACCCAGTCCCTCCCACCCTTGTCTCACCACCACCTCTGCCACCATCACCATCACCATCACCATCACCACCACCTTCTTCCTATATATTACATATCTTATTCATCCTCTTCCTCCCCCCTCCCTCCATTTTATACATACAGCTAAATTATActtaaatatattataattattattattattatgtatatatatattaatataaaaagAGACATGATTATATTAGTTAATTACTATATAATTAAAGTGGGAGAGATATCAAATTAAAGCCCTCCCCTCTTTCATCTCTCCTTCCTCCTACCATGATTTTCCTtcccaattttcttaatttctctctctccctctctgaTTTCTTTGCTATAAAATCAACTACCCCTTTAAAGCCTTTcctttttattttttctttcagCCTCAAAAACATATCAACTGTATAATATACTTTTACAATTAGTAGcccagagagagagagagagatttttaTATACACACAAACACTAGTTATTTATGTACAcgtagagagagagagagtaattGCACATCTTCTTATCCAATCCTCAACTAGTAAGtactatctctctctctctctctctctctctctttttcatCTTTATACAATCTTCCAACTCGTCTTTTTATTGGATGGTGAGTAGATCTAATCTGATTGGTGCTATTGATTGTATTTTTAAATGTTGATTTTTTTGGGTTTCTCTGGACTTTAGTATTCTGTGATTTAATTGATTCAAGATTTTAATTTGATTGATTTGAGGCGTTTTTTTTGTGATGGGAAGATCTTTGTTTTGATTATAATTTGATTGTTTGAtttaaagattgaatctttaTGCTAGTTTAAATATGGGTTTTCTCATTTCATAGGTTATTTTTTAATTGATTGATTTGGATAAAGCTTTTCACtgtaatttttatattaaatttttgATCGTGATTGTAATCAGTTGATTTGTTCAGTTAAAGGTGGTTCCTTTTATAATCTTCTTCATTGTTTTTGGCTTGATTGAttgcaatttttttttattttgatggACAGTAGATCAATCTAAATTTAATcctctgatatatatatatatatatatatatatatatatgaatacaTTCTTTGTACTGCAATTATTCTTTGTACCAGACTTTTACTTTGGCATTCTTGACAATAATTTGTTGTAATATGGAGTTTTCAACCTATAATTTGCAGTTCATTTCAGCGGTGAGGAAAATAATTATTTAGATGGAATTTTGAGGTATCAAGAATATTTGCTTCTTTGGGTTTGTATCAGGAAGATATGTTGGAGGATAGCTCTTGTCTGGTTTCGAGAACCTATACAAGAACCTACGAAAGTGAAAATAGTTGGGTTTGCATGAACTACTCACTCGACAAGATTGGAATTCAACAGGGAAAGAGACCGTTAGAATCTAATGGAGATGAAGAAAGTGAAGCGAGGAAGTTTCCTAAGCAACAAAGTGATGATGCTTATGAAAGCATCGATTCAACTTTAACTTCACTAGACCTTTCAATGACCTCAACAACTCCCCAATCCAGTGATCATGGCGATACTGGTGATTATTCTGATTCAGACCCCCTTATTCATGCCATTGGTCGAGACAACTCTATTAGTTCCCTAATTCGATCATCGAGATCTGATTATGGCTCTATAGCTTCCTTAAATCGAAGCTTCCGTGATCTAATTCGAAGCGGTCTGCTCTACAGACTGCGGAGGCAGAATAGTGTAGTTGAACACTGGATTTATTTTTCTTGCCAACTGCTTGGATGGGAAGCCTTTGATCCTGCCCGTCTTAAATGGATGCGTTTGCCAACGATGACCTCTGATGAATGCTTCATGTTTTCAGATAAGGAATCGCTTTGTGTTGGCACTGAGCTTCTTGTTTTTGGTAAAGTCTTTTTATCCCATGTCATATTTAGGTACAGTTTATTGACAAACACCTGGTCATCAGGGATGACAATGAATTTCCCAAGATGCTTGTTTGGGTCTGCAAGTATGGGTGAGTTAGCAATTTTAGCTGGTGGTTGTGATTTATCTGGTAAAACACTGAGCGTTGCAGAGCTTTACAATTCAGAGCGTGGAAGCTGGGAAGTACTACCAGACATGAATAAACCGCGGAAATTGTGTTCGGCTGTATTTATGGATGGAAAATATTATGTGATTGGAGGGGTTGGAGGAAGTCAATCAAAGCTTCTTACATGTGGGGAGGAGTACAATTTACAGACAAGAATTTGGACCGAAATCCCTAACATGTCGCCTGTGAGGACTCGTCCAGCCACAGAGGGTGGGATGCCTGTTACAGCTGAAGCTCCTCCCCTTGTTGCAGTTGTAAATAATGAACTGTACGCAGCTGATTATTCAGAGATGGAAGTCAGAAAGTATGACAAGAATAGGAAGGTTTGGGAAACAGTGGGAAGGTTGCCTGAACGGGCAGACTCGATGAATGGTTGGGGTTTGGCTTTTAGGGCATGTGGTGATCGGCTTATTGTTATTGGAGGACCTAGGGCGCAAGGTGAAGGTTTTATAGAAATCAATGCATGGGCTCCAAAGGACGGACCTCCTCACTGGAACTTGCTTGGTCGCAAGCAGTCTGGTAGTTTTGTCTACAACTGTGCTGTAATGGGATGCTAGAGTCTGCTAAATCATTTCTGTTCAGTCATGTGCATCATACAGTTGCATAGTGCTGAGCGGCTCTATACAGTTGCTTTCTATATGGACACCTGATTCTTGGTAACGGGTAATTTGTCCCAACATTTTTTTTCGTATTTCTCAGTCAAATTTCCTTTACTCATGTTTCtctcttttttctttctttttcctcttttcttttttataaatttttgaGTGGGTGGGAagaatatcagattttactcgAGGTTTAACAAGGTGTTTCTTGGGAAAGCAATCTTGAGTATAGGTTTAACTCAAAAATTACAATGTTTTTTTCTGTCAAAAGTTTGTGCCCTATCTTCAGATACTGAAGAAGGTGGGCGACACATTGGAAAGGGGAATGAAGTTTCCATAGCATCATGAAACATTTGTAGGTTACTCACACTTATGCTAAAGCTTTCTTTCTTCAATGTTTCATTGTGAACATTTAATTTCGCTGACAAGGAAAAAAACAATCAGTTTTATGCTTtgttttccttgattttctggaagAATGCTATCTCCGTTTTCCATAATTGTTCTTGAACATGTTAACTGACTATAATGTATACAATGAAAATGCTGCAGTCCAATGGTTAAGATCAATATCAACTTTCTATTCTAATAGTTACCCTCAGCTGGACCCTTGTCTCATTCTCCTTGCACTTGAGCATGGTGTAGTATTAATTTGACTTGTGTGCATTTTTTTGTGGTATATATCCAGTAGTTGTATATATACTATGAACAACACTATCTACCcgttattttttttctttttctcactGTGGTTGTGGGTTACAATGCCTCTGCGATATTTTATAGATTGCAGTGTATATGTAAATACTTGGTTTCAAAAGTCATATTTTGGCTTGCGATATTGTTTTCTTCCTTAGTATACAAATAATATCTAGGCTTCTGTTATCATATAATATCTAGGTTTTAGAAGTCATATTTTGGCTTGTGATATTGTTTTGCTCAAAATAGGGACACCTTGCAATATATTCAGCATCTCTAGTGAAGCATACATAACTTGGTTGGTTGTTCTGTGTATGTTGGTGGCTTTCATATTTCCCTCGTGTAAAGTGGCCACGTGTAATTATTTCCTTCAGCAAGAACTATAAAATCTGTTTTGAATTTAGATTTTGATGTAAAAGCTCAGTTGAATTCTTTAAGAGCTCATGGTTGAGACATAATTGTCTAACAACAATATGTGCCAGTTCAGTTTTGTGTTATGTTCTTCAATTATCAGATAGAAAGCGGGAACCTAACTGGGATTAGGGGAGTAGTCAATAACAAATCTTGTTTTGTTTGTATCTAATATTTTTTAGGCTGGCAAAAAGTTGTTAGTGTTGTGCATGCATATATAGATATATACACATTTGTTTGGAATATGATTGGTGATATTTATAATAGGCCTTTAGGTGGTTTGTTTTAAGGTTTGATATCCATGTTTGCTTTCCTAGTACTATGCATTGTTATTTAAAATTATAGATGAACATTTAACACAAAATGGTGACGCGAATCTCTAATTTAGCCATTTAATTTAATAGGAATAATTGAAAGTTATGAACTTGTGATATTTGAGTTATATACCCTATAATACATAAATTGCATATAACTAAGGTTGTGTTGACAGTGTCTTGTTTATGTAGCAATACTTGTTAGGAGTATGGTTTGATTGATGTAGTTTGGGTGTACACATGTATATATCGTGCTCAACTCATGTCGAGCTAAAATACAAGGTCTCGCTATCTGTTAAATCTGAAAGTGACATGCTCGATGATGTTGCTCCAAATTAAACGAATTATAAATAAAATACTCTTGGTACTTGAGGCTTTCCTGATATTATTTCTTAGTAGAGTGGAAGTAGGTATTATGTATGCCTACTTAGATTGAAGAGTTTTGGTACAATTTCTCTTCATTAGCCTTTTCCAAGTGATTTATATATCTAGGTTCCGTTGTCAAATATCAAGTATTGATTGCCTACTATATATATGGACTTAATTAGTTTATATATACTTTTTTGTTAGTATAAGTATCTGGTGTGCATTTTAATTTTGTTTTGC
This genomic interval from Apium graveolens cultivar Ventura chromosome 8, ASM990537v1, whole genome shotgun sequence contains the following:
- the LOC141676569 gene encoding F-box/kelch-repeat protein SKIP11-like, producing the protein MLEDSSCLVSRTYTRTYESENSWVCMNYSLDKIGIQQGKRPLESNGDEESEARKFPKQQSDDAYESIDSTLTSLDLSMTSTTPQSSDHGDTGDYSDSDPLIHAIGRDNSISSLIRSSRSDYGSIASLNRSFRDLIRSGLLYRLRRQNSVVEHWIYFSCQLLGWEAFDPARLKWMRLPTMTSDECFMFSDKESLCVGTELLVFGKVFLSHVIFRYSLLTNTWSSGMTMNFPRCLFGSASMGELAILAGGCDLSGKTLSVAELYNSERGSWEVLPDMNKPRKLCSAVFMDGKYYVIGGVGGSQSKLLTCGEEYNLQTRIWTEIPNMSPVRTRPATEGGMPVTAEAPPLVAVVNNELYAADYSEMEVRKYDKNRKVWETVGRLPERADSMNGWGLAFRACGDRLIVIGGPRAQGEGFIEINAWAPKDGPPHWNLLGRKQSGSFVYNCAVMGC